The Pseudomonas sp. FP198 genomic interval CGCCCGGCGTCACGCTGCACCTGGGCGTGCCGGTGCTGGAAATCGATCGCCAGGCGCGCGAGGTTGTCACCGCCACCGAGCGCCTCGGCTACGACAAGCTGGTGCTCGCCACCGGTTCGTACCCCTTCGTGCCGCCGATCCAGGGCGCCGAAGGTGATTCGTGCCTGGTCTACCGCACCCTTGAAGACCTCGACGCCATCCGCGCCGCTGCGAACAATGCCCGGCGTGGCGTGGTCGTCGGTGGCGGCCTGCTGGGCCTGGAAGCGGCCAATGCCCTCAAGACCCTTGGCCTGGAAGCTCACGTGGTGGAATTCGCCCCACGGTTGATGCCGGTGCAACTGGACGAGCAGGGCGGCCTCGCCCTCAAGGCGCGCATCGAAAAACTCGGTGTCGGCGTGCACCTGTCCAAGGGCACCCAGTCCATCAGCGCCGGTGAGCAATACCGTTACCGGATGAACTTCGCCACCGACGACTTCCTGGAAACCGACCTGATCGTGTTTTCCGCCGGTATCCGCGCCCAGGATGCCCTGGCTCGCCAGTGCGACCTGCAGATCGGCCCGCGCGGTGGCGTGGTGATTGACGATCATTGCCAGAGCAGCGACCCGGACATCTATGCCATCGGCGAATGCGCCGCCTGGAATGGCAGCATCTTCGGCCTGGTCGCGCCGGGCTACCAGATGGCCCGCAATGTCGCGGCGCGCCTGTGCGGCGAGGCTGGCGAGGCGTTCACCGGCGCGGACATGTCCACCAAACTCAAGCTGTTGGGCGTGGACGTCGGTTCCATCGGCGACGCCCATGGCAACACGCCGGGTGCGCGCAGCTTCCAGTTCATCGACGAAACCAGCGCCAGCTATCGGCGCCTGGTAGTGGACGCGGACGGCAAGCGTGTGATCGGCGCGGTGCTGGTGGGCGACAACAGCTACTACGACACCCTGCTGCAATACATGCAGAACGGCATCGCCTTGCCCAAGGACGCCGCCAGCCTGATCCTGCCATCGTCCGAAGGCGCTCCGACACTGGGCCCGGCGGCGCTGCCCGAAGCGGCGACCATCTGCTCGTGCCACAACGTCACCAAGGGCTCGATCTGCGCGGCTATCGACGGCGGCTGCAGCGATCTCGGCCAGCTCAAGTGCGACACCAAGGCCGGTACCGGTTGCGGCGGCTGCGCGGCCCTGGTCAAGCAGGTATTCGAACACGAGCTGATCGCCCGTGGTGTCAGCGTCGACAAGAGCCTGTGCGAACACTTCGCCTATACCCGCCAGGAGCTCTACGCACTGGTGCGGGTGGAAGGGATTATCAGTTTCGAAGAGCTGCTGGCCAAACACGGTCGCGGCCATACCGGTTGCGACCTGTGCAAGCCGGCGGTGGGTTCGATCCTGGCGTCGTGCTGGAACCAGCCGATCATGGACCCGCACCTGGTGCCGTTGCAGGACACCAACGACACCTTCATGGCGAACATGCAGAAAAACGGCACCTACTCGGTGGTGCCGCGCATCGCCGGCGGTGAGATCACCGCCGACAAACTGATCGCCATTGGCGTGGTCGCGAAGAAATACGATCTCTACACCAAGATCACCGGCGGCCAGCGCATCGACCTGTTCGGCGCGCAGTTGCACCAGTTGCCGGACATCTGGGCCGAGCTGATCGAAGCCGGTTTCGAGACCGGCCATGCCTACGGCAAATCGACGCGTACGGTGAAATCCTGCGTCGGCAGCACCTGGTGCCGCTACGGCGTGCAGGACAGCGTGCAGATGGCCCTGACCATCGAGGACCGCTACAAGGGCCTGCGCTCGCCGCACAAGCTCAAGTTCGCGGTGTCCGGTTGCACCCGCGAATGCGCCGAGGCGCAGAGCAAGGACGTTGGCGTGATCGCTACCGAGAAGGGCTGGAACCTCTACGTGGCCGGCAACGGCGGCATGCGTCCACGCCACGCCGAGCTGTTCGCCACCGACCTGGATGACGCCACGCTGATCCACTACATCGACCGGTTCCTGATGTTCTACATCCGCACCGCCGACAAGTTGCAACGCACCTCGGTCTGGCGCGAGAGCCTGGAAGGCGGCCTGGACTACCTCAAGGACGTGATCATCCACGACAGCCTGGGCCTGGGCGCCGAGCTCGAAGCGCAGATGCAACTGGTGGTCGACCGCTACGAGTGCGAATGGGCCAACGCCTTGAAGGACCCGGAAAAACTCAAGCGCTTCCGCACCTTCGTCAACGACAAGCGCGACGATCCGGACGTCCATTTTGTCCGCGAACGCGGCCAGCGCCGGCCGGTGCATGCCGGCGAACTTCACCTGATTCCCGTCACCGAGGAGGTGCTCTGATGAGCCAGTCAAACGTCGTTCGTATCGCTCAAGAACCCGTCCAATGGCGCACCCTGTGCAGCCGCGAGGACCTGGTGCCCAATTCCGGCGTGGTTGCCTGGCATGACGGCCGCCAGGTGGCGCTGCTTTACCTGCCGGAGCATACGGACAAACCGCTGTACGCCGTCGACAACCGCGACCCCAAGTCCGGCGCGAACGTCATCGGCCGTGGTCTGCTGGGCAGCATCAAGGGCGAACTGGTGATCGCCTCGCCGATGTACAAGCAGCACTTCCGCCTGGAAGACGGCCATTGCCTGGAATACCCCGAACAGCGCCTGCGAGTCTGGCCGGTGCGGTTGAACGGGGATGTGGTGGAGATTGGCGAGGACTGACCGCCGCAATTGTGGTCTTTCGGTGCCCTTGTGGCGAGGGAGCAAGCTCCCTCGCCACACTAGGTCCGCAACTTCACCCCAACGCGGATTAAATAGCCGCGATTACGCCACACTATGCTGACGGCTCGATGCGCTGGTCAGCCGTTCCTCGATGCTGGCGCAACAATTCGATCTGCTCGGCGGGAATCAATGTACGCAGCGATTTGTACAGGGCTCGGGTTTCCAGCAGATTCCAGACCCGCAGCATGGTTTCCAGGGCGTCGAGGGGCTTGCTGATGAAGTCCCGGGCGCCTAATGCCAGGGCCCGCAGGCGGGTGTCGCGGGTGGCGTCGGCGGTCAGTACCAGGATCGGCAGGTAGTCATTGGCCGGGATGCGCCGGTTGAGCTGCTCCAGCACGGCAAACCCGTCGAAGGCCGGCATGTGCAGGTCGAGGATCACCAGGTCGGGCTCAAAACTGTTGAACAGGTCGAGTGTGCGCAACGGCTCGGTGCTGCTCAGCACGTTGTGCAGCCCTTCACGGGCCAGCAGTTGTTCCATCAGCTCAAGGTTGGGGCGCTGATCGTCGATAATCAGGATGCGCAGATCGCGATTCATGCGGACTCCGGTAAATAACGTTCAAGGTGACCGAGGAAGGCCTGGATATGAATGGGCTTGGTCAGGATCGCCGTGGCGCCGGCCTCGCGCAGGGCGCGGTGGGTGAGGTCGCTGGCATCCGCGGTGATCATCAGCACCGGCGTGGACGCGGTCGCCGCCGACTGGCGCAACCGACGCAGCACCTCCAGCCCCTCCAGGTCCGGCAATGTCACGTCCAGCAGGATCAACTGCGGCGCGTGCTGGCGCGCCAGGTCGAGGCCCAACTGGCCTTGCATGCTCGATAGCAGCTGGATGCCCGGGCGACGCTGCATCAGGGTTTCGATCAAGGCGAGGCTCGACAGGTTGTCTTCGATGCACAGGACCTTGCCGTCGAACTCGGTGCGCGGGCGGGTGATTTCCAACGCCGCCAAGGGCGGCAGCTGGGCGCCGGACACCTGGGCAGCGGGCAAGCGCAAGGTGAAGCAGCAGCCTTGTCCCGGTTCGCTGAGTACCTGAAGGCTACCCTGCATCATCTCCAGCAGGCTTTTGCTCAGGGACAGTCCCAGGCCTGTGCCTTCGACCTGCGGGTCGGCGCCCAGGCGTTCGAACGGCTTGAACAACTGGTCCAACTGTTCGGGGGCGATGCCGTGCCCGGTGTCGCTGACGGCAATGCCCACCTGTTGGCCCTCGACGCTCACTTCGATGCGCACCTCGCCGCCGGGCCGGTTGTACTTGATGGCGTTGGAGAGCAGGTTGAGCAACACCTGGACCAGGCGTTGGCGATCGGCAAGCACGCCACTGCCTTCGGGCAGCGCGGGCAGGGCGGCCAGATGAATTCCCGAATCCGCCGCCATCGGCGATACCAGCGTCAAGGCTTCGTGCAGCACGGTCGGCAGGGCAATTGGCTCGATGTTCAGGGGCAGCCGGCCGGCTTCGATCCGGGCGATGTCGAGCACTTCGTTGATCAACGCGAGCAAATGCTGGCCGGCGCGCAGGATGTGGCTGACCTGCGGGCGCTGGCCGGCGACCGAGTCCATGTCCAGCAATTGCGCGAAGCCGAGGATGGCGTTCAGCGGCGTGCGCAACTCATGACTCATGCGCGAAAGAAACTCGCTCTTGGCCCGGCTCGCGCTTTCCGCTTCCTCACGGGCGGTACGCAGGGCGATTTCAGCGGTGCGCCGGTCGGTGATGTCGCGGGTGATCTTGGAGAAGCCACGCAGCGCGCCGGTGCTATCGTATTGAGTGGTGATGACCACGCTGGCCCAGAAGCGACTGCCGTCCTTGCGACAACGCCAGCCTTCTTCCATGTAATGGCCGTCGCGGGTCGCCTCGCGCAGGGCCATTTCGGGGTGGGCCGGGCACTCTTCGGCCAGGTAGAACAGCGAGAAATGCCGGCCGAGTACCTCCTGTTCGGTATAGCCCTTGATCCGCTCGGCCCCGGCATTCCAGGTGATCACATGGCCCTTGGCGTCGAGGGCAAAAATGCCGTAGTCCTTGACGCCATCGATGATCAGCCGCAGGCGTTCCTCGTTATCGCGCAGGGCGCGCTCGCGTTCGGCGAGCAACTGCCCGGCCTCCACCAGACGGGTGCCCAACTGGCCGATTTCGTCTTTCTCCGGCGGTTGCGGCAACAACGGCTGGCCCAGCGCCAGGCGCTGGGCGTTGCCTTGCACCTGCTGGACCCGGGCGACGATGCCCTTGGACAGGAACAGCACCGCGACGATCGCCCCGAACAGCCCGCAGACCGCCGCGAGCAGGGTCGCGAACAGCAAGCGCATGCGCGTAGCCGACGCGGCGGCGCTGCGGTCGGCGAGCAGGGCATCCTCGCGGATGCGCATGGCGCTGATCTGCTCGCGCAGCACGTCGAGCACCTGTTTGTTTTCGATCAGGATCGCGGTGATGGCCGCGGTGTCGTCCGCCTTGCCGGTGCGCAACGCCTGCAACCCGGCAAGCTTTTCGGTAATCAGCGGGGTAATGGTCTTGAGGTGCTCGCGCATCCTCGCGTCACGGATATTGTGATCCAGGCGTTGCAATGCAGCCTGGATCCTCGGGGTGGCCTGTTCGTAGCCGGGCAGGAAA includes:
- a CDS encoding response regulator; protein product: MNRDLRILIIDDQRPNLELMEQLLAREGLHNVLSSTEPLRTLDLFNSFEPDLVILDLHMPAFDGFAVLEQLNRRIPANDYLPILVLTADATRDTRLRALALGARDFISKPLDALETMLRVWNLLETRALYKSLRTLIPAEQIELLRQHRGTADQRIEPSA
- the nirD gene encoding nitrite reductase small subunit NirD, with translation MSQSNVVRIAQEPVQWRTLCSREDLVPNSGVVAWHDGRQVALLYLPEHTDKPLYAVDNRDPKSGANVIGRGLLGSIKGELVIASPMYKQHFRLEDGHCLEYPEQRLRVWPVRLNGDVVEIGED
- the nirB gene encoding nitrite reductase large subunit NirB, with the protein product MNSNVASLNKLQTLIVIGNGMVGHHCVEQLIERGALNHYRVHVFSEEPMRAYDRVHLSEYFSGRDAESLALGEASLYQTPGVTLHLGVPVLEIDRQAREVVTATERLGYDKLVLATGSYPFVPPIQGAEGDSCLVYRTLEDLDAIRAAANNARRGVVVGGGLLGLEAANALKTLGLEAHVVEFAPRLMPVQLDEQGGLALKARIEKLGVGVHLSKGTQSISAGEQYRYRMNFATDDFLETDLIVFSAGIRAQDALARQCDLQIGPRGGVVIDDHCQSSDPDIYAIGECAAWNGSIFGLVAPGYQMARNVAARLCGEAGEAFTGADMSTKLKLLGVDVGSIGDAHGNTPGARSFQFIDETSASYRRLVVDADGKRVIGAVLVGDNSYYDTLLQYMQNGIALPKDAASLILPSSEGAPTLGPAALPEAATICSCHNVTKGSICAAIDGGCSDLGQLKCDTKAGTGCGGCAALVKQVFEHELIARGVSVDKSLCEHFAYTRQELYALVRVEGIISFEELLAKHGRGHTGCDLCKPAVGSILASCWNQPIMDPHLVPLQDTNDTFMANMQKNGTYSVVPRIAGGEITADKLIAIGVVAKKYDLYTKITGGQRIDLFGAQLHQLPDIWAELIEAGFETGHAYGKSTRTVKSCVGSTWCRYGVQDSVQMALTIEDRYKGLRSPHKLKFAVSGCTRECAEAQSKDVGVIATEKGWNLYVAGNGGMRPRHAELFATDLDDATLIHYIDRFLMFYIRTADKLQRTSVWRESLEGGLDYLKDVIIHDSLGLGAELEAQMQLVVDRYECEWANALKDPEKLKRFRTFVNDKRDDPDVHFVRERGQRRPVHAGELHLIPVTEEVL
- a CDS encoding ATP-binding protein, which encodes MRFLAARRWADLPLRGKALVVISLPLVVLLLSLVLIYITERQTARAEEDVRRVLLVQGDIQAVHTLLAEAAASVRGYLLTRREDFLPGYEQATPRIQAALQRLDHNIRDARMREHLKTITPLITEKLAGLQALRTGKADDTAAITAILIENKQVLDVLREQISAMRIREDALLADRSAAASATRMRLLFATLLAAVCGLFGAIVAVLFLSKGIVARVQQVQGNAQRLALGQPLLPQPPEKDEIGQLGTRLVEAGQLLAERERALRDNEERLRLIIDGVKDYGIFALDAKGHVITWNAGAERIKGYTEQEVLGRHFSLFYLAEECPAHPEMALREATRDGHYMEEGWRCRKDGSRFWASVVITTQYDSTGALRGFSKITRDITDRRTAEIALRTAREEAESASRAKSEFLSRMSHELRTPLNAILGFAQLLDMDSVAGQRPQVSHILRAGQHLLALINEVLDIARIEAGRLPLNIEPIALPTVLHEALTLVSPMAADSGIHLAALPALPEGSGVLADRQRLVQVLLNLLSNAIKYNRPGGEVRIEVSVEGQQVGIAVSDTGHGIAPEQLDQLFKPFERLGADPQVEGTGLGLSLSKSLLEMMQGSLQVLSEPGQGCCFTLRLPAAQVSGAQLPPLAALEITRPRTEFDGKVLCIEDNLSSLALIETLMQRRPGIQLLSSMQGQLGLDLARQHAPQLILLDVTLPDLEGLEVLRRLRQSAATASTPVLMITADASDLTHRALREAGATAILTKPIHIQAFLGHLERYLPESA